One Bradyrhizobium sp. ISRA464 genomic window carries:
- the arfB gene encoding alternative ribosome rescue aminoacyl-tRNA hydrolase ArfB — protein sequence MLRVSRDLSIDENDIEIVFVRASGPGGQNVNKVSTAAQLRFDTRKIALPPDAAQRLARLAGSRMTKDGEIVIQAYRFRTQERNRADAIERLIEMLKEALVRPTPRRPTKPTLGSKQRRLEGKKRRSDIKARRGARGFDE from the coding sequence ATGCTGCGGGTTTCCCGCGACCTCTCGATCGATGAGAACGACATCGAGATCGTCTTCGTCCGCGCCTCCGGTCCGGGCGGGCAAAACGTCAACAAGGTCTCGACCGCAGCCCAGCTCCGCTTCGACACGCGCAAGATCGCGCTGCCGCCGGATGCCGCGCAGCGGCTGGCGCGGCTGGCCGGCAGCCGCATGACCAAGGACGGCGAGATCGTGATCCAGGCCTATCGCTTTCGGACGCAGGAGCGAAACCGGGCGGATGCGATCGAGCGGCTGATCGAGATGTTGAAGGAGGCGCTGGTACGGCCGACGCCGCGGCGGCCGACCAAGCCGACGCTCGGCTCCAAACAGCGCCGGCTCGAAGGCAAGAAGCGGCGCAGCGACATCAAGGCGCGTCGCGGCGCCCGCGGCTTCGACGAGTGA